A part of Kitasatospora acidiphila genomic DNA contains:
- a CDS encoding ADP-ribosyltransferase domain-containing protein, which produces MSDDNAVPATSDPNDPLALAELFKGGGEPWLPLLKPVLEAQPGAAAFMGPGRSPDVVPVRELTFQALKPHAPHKWKVVIFGQNPYPRPESATGIAMFDNTFHDWKDSQFGRVVSIRCIIKAAAMWKYGIPKKTPIADIRALLKKQDTVQPPEWFQAMLTQGVLLLNAALTASADGAMGPDQHTAFWRPVIERIVEEILAAKQNAAEEDRGVVFGWWGAHARTLKKVVQRLEKKYPGVEVRHIDHPNPAAQGDIFCDGDHFRVVNEALASVGADEVDWLPSVGWHTPAAGAGGADSELADRMGAFIANTMELHQLYLDRLAGVKDEGLVLPAITGVFDTPLMDFRDAVEPVAKLLRGLDRHVALSHEFGKRRADEAAGILSADAIAALYLYTCESAFYREINAILRSPDRSRLTPYLPYLRLLFAAVSQLPARSEPLWRGVALDLRSQYPVGKTVTWWGVSSCTPKLGVAQAFLGSRGKRTLFQVLPLRATGIQNFSAFTGEEEYILLPGTQLQVTDVKAERGGLCTVTLSELQEQPLVS; this is translated from the coding sequence ATGAGCGACGACAACGCCGTCCCCGCCACGTCCGACCCGAACGACCCGCTGGCCCTGGCGGAGCTGTTCAAGGGCGGTGGTGAACCGTGGCTGCCGCTGCTGAAGCCGGTCCTCGAAGCGCAGCCGGGCGCGGCCGCGTTCATGGGCCCCGGCCGCAGCCCGGACGTCGTGCCGGTGCGCGAACTGACCTTCCAGGCGCTCAAGCCCCATGCGCCGCACAAGTGGAAGGTCGTCATATTCGGCCAGAACCCGTACCCGCGGCCGGAGAGCGCCACCGGCATCGCCATGTTCGACAACACCTTCCACGACTGGAAGGACAGCCAGTTCGGCCGGGTCGTCAGCATCCGCTGCATCATCAAGGCCGCGGCGATGTGGAAGTACGGCATCCCCAAGAAGACCCCGATCGCCGACATCCGCGCGCTGCTGAAGAAGCAGGACACCGTCCAGCCGCCGGAGTGGTTCCAGGCGATGCTCACCCAGGGCGTGCTGCTGCTGAACGCCGCGCTGACCGCCAGCGCTGACGGGGCGATGGGGCCCGACCAGCACACCGCGTTCTGGCGCCCGGTCATCGAGCGGATCGTGGAGGAGATCCTCGCGGCCAAGCAGAACGCCGCCGAGGAGGACCGCGGTGTGGTCTTCGGATGGTGGGGTGCGCATGCGCGAACCCTGAAGAAGGTGGTGCAGCGGCTGGAGAAGAAGTACCCCGGAGTCGAAGTCCGGCACATCGACCACCCCAACCCGGCGGCGCAGGGCGACATCTTCTGCGACGGCGACCACTTCCGGGTGGTGAACGAGGCCCTCGCGTCGGTGGGCGCCGACGAGGTCGACTGGCTGCCGAGCGTCGGGTGGCACACCCCGGCGGCGGGAGCCGGCGGCGCCGACAGCGAACTCGCCGACCGCATGGGCGCGTTCATTGCCAACACGATGGAGCTGCACCAGCTCTACCTGGACCGGCTCGCCGGCGTCAAGGACGAGGGGCTCGTCCTCCCCGCGATCACCGGCGTGTTCGACACGCCCCTGATGGACTTCCGCGACGCGGTGGAGCCGGTCGCCAAGCTGCTGCGCGGCCTTGACCGGCACGTCGCGCTGTCGCACGAGTTCGGCAAGCGGCGCGCCGACGAGGCGGCCGGCATCCTGTCCGCCGACGCGATCGCCGCGCTGTACCTCTACACCTGCGAGTCCGCGTTCTACCGGGAGATCAACGCCATCCTGCGCTCCCCGGACCGCAGCCGGCTCACCCCGTACCTCCCGTACCTGCGGCTGCTGTTCGCCGCGGTGTCGCAACTCCCCGCCCGCTCCGAGCCGTTGTGGCGCGGGGTGGCGCTGGACCTGCGGTCGCAGTACCCGGTCGGCAAGACCGTGACCTGGTGGGGCGTCTCCTCGTGCACGCCCAAGCTCGGCGTGGCGCAGGCCTTCCTGGGCAGCCGCGGCAAGCGCACCCTCTTCCAGGTGCTGCCGCTGAGGGCCACCGGCATCCAGAACTTCTCGGCGTTCACCGGCGAGGAGGAGTACATCCTGCTGCCGGGCACCCAGCTCCAGGTGACGGATGTGAAGGCCGAGCGCGGCGGCCTGTGCACGGTGACCCTCAGCGAACTCCAGGAGCAGCCCTTGGTCTCCTGA
- a CDS encoding macro domain-containing protein, giving the protein MTVDRVVLPLEVVLTDLNSAVVEAWRAAFADTPGIEIRSGSILTEEVDAWVSPTNSKGRMDGGVDAVIKRHLGAGIQLRVQKAIRDKFAGTLPVGSAVCVPSGAVNPKFLISAPTMATSSQNVSETLNVALACAAAFQAIHQQNRAKPGSIRSVALVGMGAQTGKVPARVCANLMWTGYTLFNDFDFEDYDELRGTITAQLNDIESAPVEQRVRIAPPARRTARR; this is encoded by the coding sequence ATGACCGTGGATCGCGTGGTGTTGCCGCTCGAGGTGGTGCTGACCGACCTCAACTCGGCAGTGGTGGAGGCCTGGCGAGCGGCGTTCGCCGACACCCCCGGGATCGAGATCCGCAGCGGCTCGATCCTCACCGAGGAGGTCGACGCCTGGGTCAGCCCCACCAACTCCAAGGGCCGGATGGACGGCGGGGTCGACGCGGTGATCAAGCGTCACCTCGGTGCGGGCATCCAGCTGCGGGTGCAGAAGGCGATCCGCGACAAGTTCGCGGGCACGCTGCCGGTGGGGAGCGCGGTGTGCGTCCCGTCCGGGGCCGTCAACCCGAAGTTCCTGATCTCGGCGCCGACCATGGCGACCTCTTCGCAGAACGTCAGTGAGACCCTCAATGTGGCGCTGGCCTGCGCCGCCGCGTTCCAGGCGATCCACCAGCAGAACCGCGCGAAGCCCGGCAGCATCCGATCGGTGGCACTGGTCGGCATGGGCGCCCAGACCGGCAAGGTGCCGGCGCGGGTGTGCGCCAACCTGATGTGGACGGGCTACACGCTCTTCAACGACTTCGACTTCGAGGACTACGACGAGCTGCGCGGCACCATCACCGCGCAGCTGAACGACATCGAGAGCGCGCCGGTCGAGCAGCGGGTCCGAATAGCACCGCCCGCGCGCCGCACCGCCCGTCGCTGA
- a CDS encoding slipin family protein, which produces MGAAVVIIVVLLVLWLVLGVRVVQQYERGVVFRLGRVRGNVRQPGVALLIPFLERMRKVNVQVVTMPVPAQEGITKDNVSVRVDAVLYFRVVEPIRATVDVQNYTFAMLQVAQTSLRSVIGKSELDDLLSGRENLHRGLELMLESPATGWGVHIDRVEIKDVTLPDSMKRSMARQAEADRERRARIITADGEFQAAAKLAEAAGKMAETPAAMQLRLLQTVVEVAAEKNSTLVLPFPVELLRFFEAAAARSTDPAAAPVTPAAPAAPAAPVAPAAPDAPAVPAQDSAPAAG; this is translated from the coding sequence GTGGGCGCTGCCGTCGTCATCATCGTGGTGTTGCTGGTCCTCTGGCTGGTCCTGGGCGTGCGGGTGGTCCAGCAGTACGAGCGTGGTGTGGTGTTCCGCCTCGGCCGGGTGCGCGGCAACGTGCGTCAGCCGGGCGTCGCCCTGCTGATTCCCTTCCTGGAGCGGATGCGCAAGGTCAACGTCCAGGTGGTCACCATGCCGGTGCCCGCCCAGGAGGGCATCACCAAGGACAACGTCTCGGTCCGCGTGGACGCCGTCCTGTACTTCCGGGTGGTCGAGCCGATCAGGGCCACCGTCGACGTGCAGAACTACACCTTCGCCATGCTCCAGGTCGCGCAGACCTCCTTGCGTTCCGTCATCGGCAAGAGCGAGCTCGACGACCTGCTCTCCGGCCGGGAGAACCTGCACCGCGGCCTGGAGTTGATGCTGGAGTCCCCGGCGACCGGATGGGGCGTGCACATCGACCGGGTGGAGATCAAGGACGTCACGCTGCCCGACTCCATGAAGCGCTCGATGGCCCGGCAGGCCGAGGCCGACCGGGAGCGCCGGGCCCGGATCATCACCGCCGACGGTGAGTTCCAGGCCGCCGCCAAGCTCGCCGAGGCCGCCGGCAAGATGGCCGAGACCCCGGCGGCGATGCAGCTGCGCCTGCTCCAGACCGTGGTCGAGGTCGCGGCCGAGAAGAACTCCACCCTGGTGCTCCCGTTCCCGGTGGAACTCCTGCGCTTCTTCGAGGCCGCCGCGGCCCGCAGCACCGACCCGGCCGCCGCCCCGGTCACCCCAGCTGCTCCGGCCGCGCCAGCCGCCCCAGTTGCGCCAGCTGCCCCGGACGCTCCGGCTGTCCCGGCACAGGACAGCGCGCCCGCCGCCGGCTGA
- a CDS encoding ATP-dependent Clp protease proteolytic subunit, producing the protein MTTAHDGAGDLIFNRLLGDRIIFLGQEVDDDIANRIVAQLLLLAAESDKDIYLYINSPGGSVTAGMAIYDTMQYIKNDVVTIVNGMAASMGQFILTAGAKGKRYALPNAEVLMHQPSAGLGGSESDIRVQAERLLRNKQLLAELIARHSGQSVAQINADSDRDRWFTAAEAVDYGLVDRVIHSPADVLGGDGPHRQAPGF; encoded by the coding sequence ATGACGACCGCACACGACGGAGCCGGCGACCTCATCTTCAACCGCCTCCTCGGAGACCGCATCATCTTCCTCGGACAGGAGGTCGACGATGACATCGCCAACCGCATCGTCGCCCAACTGCTGCTCCTGGCCGCGGAGTCGGACAAGGACATCTACCTGTACATCAACTCGCCGGGAGGCTCGGTCACCGCGGGCATGGCGATCTACGACACCATGCAGTACATCAAGAACGACGTGGTGACGATCGTCAACGGCATGGCCGCGTCGATGGGCCAGTTCATACTCACCGCGGGTGCCAAGGGAAAGCGGTACGCGCTGCCCAACGCCGAGGTGCTGATGCACCAGCCGTCCGCAGGTCTGGGCGGGTCCGAGAGCGACATCCGGGTCCAGGCCGAGCGGCTGCTCCGCAACAAGCAGCTGCTGGCCGAGCTGATCGCCAGGCACAGCGGGCAGAGCGTGGCGCAGATCAACGCGGACTCCGATCGGGACCGCTGGTTCACCGCGGCGGAGGCGGTGGACTACGGCCTGGTCGACCGGGTCATCCACAGCCCTGCGGACGTCCTCGGCGGTGACGGCCCCCACCGACAGGCGCCCGGGTTCTGA
- a CDS encoding NADP-dependent oxidoreductase, with amino-acid sequence MSSTVNRQIRLARRPVGDVGPDDWEHVTEAAAAPGAGRFAGRTRYISLDPAMRGWLDDRPSYLPPVGIGEVMRAASIVEVTESDHPDFQVGDLVTGAFGVQERVVSDGRGALKIDPAAASPSTYLGALGMPGLTAYFGLLDVGALKDGDTVVVSGAAGAVGSMVGQIAKAKGCRVIGIAGGAEKCALLTGELGFDAAIDYRTENVRKALRTHAPDGIDVYFDNVGGDVLDAALANLARHARVVICGAISQYNTTTGVQGPANYLALLVARARMEGFVIFDYAPRFTEAAREIGGWIAAGRIKVLEHVVKGTVDDFPATLQMLFRGENTGKLVLELD; translated from the coding sequence ATGTCGTCCACCGTGAACCGCCAGATCCGCCTCGCCCGCCGCCCCGTGGGCGACGTCGGGCCCGACGACTGGGAGCACGTCACCGAGGCGGCCGCGGCCCCCGGCGCGGGCCGGTTCGCCGGCCGCACCCGCTACATCTCCCTGGACCCGGCGATGCGCGGCTGGCTCGACGACCGTCCCTCCTACCTGCCGCCCGTCGGCATCGGCGAGGTGATGCGCGCGGCCTCGATCGTCGAGGTCACCGAGTCCGACCATCCGGACTTCCAGGTCGGCGACCTGGTCACCGGCGCCTTCGGCGTCCAGGAGCGGGTGGTCTCCGACGGCCGGGGCGCCCTGAAGATCGACCCGGCCGCCGCCTCGCCCTCGACCTACCTGGGTGCCCTCGGCATGCCGGGCCTGACGGCCTACTTCGGGCTGCTGGACGTCGGGGCGCTCAAGGACGGCGACACCGTGGTGGTCTCCGGGGCCGCCGGGGCGGTCGGCAGCATGGTCGGCCAGATCGCCAAGGCCAAGGGCTGCCGGGTGATCGGCATCGCCGGCGGTGCCGAGAAGTGCGCCCTGCTGACCGGCGAACTCGGTTTCGACGCCGCGATCGACTACCGCACGGAGAACGTCCGCAAGGCTCTGCGCACTCACGCGCCCGACGGCATCGACGTGTACTTCGACAACGTCGGCGGCGACGTCCTGGACGCGGCCCTGGCCAACCTGGCCAGGCACGCCCGGGTGGTGATCTGCGGCGCCATCAGCCAGTACAACACCACCACCGGCGTCCAGGGCCCTGCCAACTACCTTGCCCTGCTGGTCGCGCGCGCCAGGATGGAGGGCTTCGTGATCTTCGACTACGCCCCGCGCTTCACCGAGGCCGCCCGGGAGATCGGCGGCTGGATCGCCGCCGGTCGCATCAAGGTGCTGGAGCACGTGGTGAAGGGGACCGTGGACGACTTCCCGGCGACCCTGCAGATGCTGTTCCGGGGCGAGAACACCGGGAAGCTCGTCCTCGAACTCGACTGA
- a CDS encoding GlxA family transcriptional regulator, producing MRIAVLVLDDVFDSGLTAVLDVFKTANNLRGCIPQPPPPWDLTRVGFTSTVRTSCGLLVGTEPVARAADCDLLLIPAVSTPFPHGLAPWLESEGTARARELVARTRVRGAQLAGACTSTFLLADSGVLDGLRATTAWQLAPLFRERYPQVALDEQRMVTHSDGITTAGAAFSAVDLALSLVRRSSPSLSDLVAERLIIEERPTQATHSMPTALADRDATTAAFEAWVRCHLNRPVTLTDAAHAIGVSKRTLQRRTQSVLGISPVRFIQDLRIEQATHLLRSTDEPIDVIARRVGYETASTLRMLLRTRTGRTAGQLRGQRHAG from the coding sequence ATGCGGATCGCCGTGCTCGTTCTTGACGATGTGTTTGACTCCGGACTGACGGCCGTCCTGGACGTGTTCAAGACCGCCAACAATCTGCGCGGGTGCATTCCCCAGCCCCCGCCGCCCTGGGATCTCACCCGGGTCGGCTTCACCAGCACGGTGCGCACCTCCTGCGGACTCCTGGTCGGCACGGAGCCGGTCGCCCGAGCGGCCGACTGCGACCTGCTGCTCATCCCGGCCGTCTCCACGCCCTTCCCGCACGGTCTGGCGCCGTGGCTGGAGAGCGAGGGCACCGCCCGGGCGCGTGAGCTGGTGGCCCGGACCCGGGTCCGCGGCGCCCAGCTCGCCGGCGCGTGCACCAGTACCTTCCTGCTCGCCGACAGCGGCGTCCTGGACGGCCTGCGGGCCACCACGGCCTGGCAGTTGGCCCCCCTGTTCCGCGAGCGCTACCCGCAGGTGGCACTCGACGAGCAGCGCATGGTCACCCACAGCGACGGCATCACGACGGCCGGCGCGGCCTTCAGTGCCGTGGACCTCGCCCTCTCCCTGGTCCGCCGGAGCAGCCCGAGCCTGAGCGACCTCGTCGCCGAGAGGCTCATCATCGAGGAGCGCCCCACCCAGGCCACCCACTCCATGCCCACCGCCCTCGCGGACCGGGATGCCACCACCGCCGCGTTCGAGGCCTGGGTCCGCTGCCACCTCAACCGGCCGGTGACCCTCACGGACGCCGCCCACGCCATCGGTGTCAGCAAGCGGACCCTGCAGCGCCGCACCCAGTCCGTCCTCGGCATCTCACCGGTGCGCTTCATCCAGGACCTGCGGATCGAGCAGGCCACCCATCTGCTCCGCAGCACCGACGAGCCGATCGACGTCATCGCCCGCCGGGTCGGCTACGAGACCGCCAGCACCCTGCGGATGCTGCTGCGCACCCGCACCGGCCGGACGGCCGGTCAGCTCCGCGGCCAGCGCCACGCCGGCTGA
- a CDS encoding serine hydrolase domain-containing protein has protein sequence MFEVSKLSKPKPGATRRRATVLAGIALAAAGLQAPAALAAAPDPVQRSVNGLVRDDGVPAALAAVTGRDGRSRDYTAGVGDLATGARVPRDGQVRIGSTTKAFTATVMLQLVGEGQVGLDRPVDSYLPGLLRGDGIDGRRITVRQLLQHTSGLPDYLDQGAVLADLRRYYEPRDLLDQALARKAEFAPGTAWNYSNTNYIVAGLIIEKVTGRPLGEEITERVIDRIGLRHTYVPAPGELTLRAPHPEGYLRETADGPWRDVTELDPSFGWAAGELVSTDSDINRFFSALLSGKLLAPAELAQMRTTVPADKLGAGTRYGLGVMSVPLSCGGVYWGHGGDIPGYHTRGGATDDGRAVSIAVTTLPDAATAHHVDTAVDTALCR, from the coding sequence ATGTTCGAGGTGTCAAAGCTGTCAAAGCCGAAGCCCGGGGCCACCCGTCGACGCGCGACGGTCCTGGCCGGCATCGCCCTGGCCGCCGCCGGGCTGCAAGCTCCCGCGGCACTGGCGGCCGCCCCCGACCCCGTCCAGCGGAGCGTCAACGGGCTGGTCCGCGACGACGGCGTGCCCGCCGCGCTGGCGGCCGTCACCGGCCGCGACGGCCGCAGCCGCGACTACACCGCCGGCGTCGGCGATCTGGCCACCGGGGCACGGGTCCCGCGCGACGGCCAGGTGCGGATCGGCAGCACCACCAAGGCGTTCACCGCCACGGTGATGCTCCAACTCGTGGGTGAGGGGCAGGTCGGCCTGGACCGGCCGGTCGACAGCTACCTGCCGGGTCTGCTCCGCGGCGACGGGATCGACGGCCGCCGCATCACGGTCCGCCAACTCCTGCAGCACACCAGTGGTCTGCCCGACTACCTCGACCAGGGTGCCGTCCTGGCCGACCTGCGGCGCTACTACGAGCCCCGGGACTTGCTCGACCAAGCCCTGGCCCGCAAGGCCGAGTTCGCCCCCGGCACCGCATGGAACTACTCCAACACCAACTACATCGTCGCGGGCCTGATCATCGAGAAGGTCACCGGCCGCCCGCTGGGCGAGGAGATCACCGAGCGCGTCATCGACCGCATCGGCCTGCGCCACACCTACGTGCCCGCCCCCGGGGAGCTGACCCTGCGTGCGCCCCACCCCGAGGGCTACCTGCGCGAGACGGCCGACGGCCCCTGGCGCGACGTCACCGAGCTCGACCCGTCCTTCGGCTGGGCCGCGGGCGAGCTCGTCTCCACCGACAGCGACATCAACCGCTTCTTCAGCGCGCTCCTCTCGGGGAAGCTCCTGGCCCCGGCCGAACTCGCCCAGATGCGCACCACTGTGCCCGCCGACAAGCTCGGCGCCGGTACCCGCTACGGCCTCGGCGTGATGAGCGTGCCGCTGTCCTGCGGCGGCGTCTACTGGGGCCACGGCGGCGACATCCCCGGCTACCACACCCGCGGCGGAGCCACCGACGACGGCCGGGCCGTCAGCATCGCCGTCACCACCCTCCCCGATGCCGCGACCGCCCACCACGTGGACACCGCGGTGGACACCGCACTGTGCCGGTGA
- a CDS encoding ARPP-2 domain-containing protein: MTRLTLTGLTPGPAQVWGAVRLVPLLREQPITDLRLHRRLFPGQELGVAQLGGRSEYFSYVPHAFVADWTNDGSSAAAYGTQLTPPKPDLPSLPAMRLRMHRRLARREGPGRLRFLPQHLALEGYLALHFGGPTIAWSEWSQRAMRGGLSPRAEEAYLGSEVRGLADALRVFEIHPGQCGMLLYLADALAAAFVVPHPADYRALHPSLLQDLYGELVHHYATLMPPVTEFRARIPGPGITGLADLRAAAEQQAQHWRTAHDALLAAGLLDAEYTAHRVYRMGPFTLSRLLPPLLPKQENHIGETITDGDGRLAYLKTFRLSEKLVRRAHLLSRLAAHDWHLGRTAADLGLTPAQLGLRLESAGFGLLLRQDILDGYRKAARRG; the protein is encoded by the coding sequence ATGACCCGCCTCACCCTCACCGGCCTCACCCCCGGCCCCGCCCAGGTCTGGGGCGCGGTACGCCTGGTCCCGCTGCTGCGCGAGCAGCCCATCACCGATCTGCGACTGCACCGCCGCCTCTTCCCCGGCCAGGAGCTCGGCGTGGCCCAACTGGGCGGCCGGTCCGAGTACTTCTCCTACGTGCCGCACGCCTTCGTCGCCGACTGGACCAACGACGGCAGTTCGGCCGCCGCCTACGGCACCCAACTGACCCCGCCCAAGCCCGACTTGCCGTCCCTTCCAGCGATGCGGCTGCGGATGCACCGCCGGCTCGCCCGGCGCGAGGGCCCTGGCCGCCTGCGGTTCCTGCCCCAGCACCTGGCGCTGGAGGGCTACTTGGCGCTGCACTTCGGCGGCCCCACGATCGCCTGGTCCGAGTGGTCCCAGCGGGCGATGCGGGGCGGCCTGTCACCCCGCGCCGAGGAGGCCTACCTGGGCAGCGAGGTCCGCGGACTGGCCGACGCCCTGCGGGTCTTCGAGATCCACCCGGGCCAGTGCGGAATGCTGCTCTACCTGGCCGACGCGCTCGCCGCCGCCTTCGTCGTGCCGCACCCGGCCGACTACCGTGCTCTGCACCCCAGCCTGCTGCAGGACCTCTACGGCGAACTCGTCCACCACTACGCCACTTTGATGCCCCCGGTCACGGAGTTCCGGGCCCGCATCCCGGGCCCCGGCATCACCGGCCTGGCCGATCTGCGGGCCGCCGCCGAGCAGCAGGCGCAGCACTGGCGCACCGCGCACGACGCCCTGCTCGCCGCCGGCCTGCTGGATGCCGAGTACACCGCCCACCGGGTCTACCGGATGGGCCCGTTCACCCTCAGCCGCCTGCTCCCGCCGCTGCTGCCCAAGCAGGAGAACCACATCGGCGAGACCATCACCGACGGCGATGGCCGGCTCGCCTACCTGAAGACCTTCCGCCTCTCCGAGAAGCTGGTCCGCCGCGCCCATCTGCTCAGCCGCCTGGCCGCGCACGACTGGCACCTCGGCCGCACCGCCGCCGACCTCGGCCTGACACCGGCCCAACTCGGTCTGCGCCTGGAGTCGGCGGGCTTCGGCCTGCTGCTCCGCCAGGACATCCTGGACGGCTACCGCAAGGCCGCCCGCCGGGGGTAG